A portion of the Candidatus Rhabdochlamydia sp. T3358 genome contains these proteins:
- a CDS encoding RluA family pseudouridine synthase, which translates to MKKILCKAQLKKEHEGMSLLAFLRLQCKDISVKSLKLAIDTKLCTVNGIIERFSTHPLKIGDVVILYQTQTLHPKHLEILYQDEYLLICNKSAMLTSDMKVLQPLLKDRWLLGHRLDKETSGALIFVKNTAILQKLITLFKEHSVEKFYLALVDRQVLQEEGKIDRPIAKLKSYQGQSLYGVAATSDAKRAVTLWRCLKRSKSASLLLCQPMTGRTHQLRVHLSYIGHPILGDALYAKHFFCKVSPIRHLLHAYILRFPHPVSAQIITVKAKVPEDFKECLKELKMTHAV; encoded by the coding sequence ATGAAAAAGATTCTGTGTAAAGCTCAATTGAAAAAAGAGCATGAAGGGATGTCTTTGCTTGCATTTTTAAGACTGCAATGCAAAGACATCTCGGTTAAGTCTCTAAAGTTGGCAATTGATACAAAATTGTGCACTGTAAACGGAATCATTGAGCGCTTTTCTACCCATCCTCTAAAGATAGGGGATGTGGTGATCCTATATCAAACCCAAACTCTTCATCCAAAACACTTAGAGATTTTATACCAAGATGAATATCTGCTTATCTGCAACAAATCTGCAATGTTAACAAGTGATATGAAGGTTTTACAGCCTTTATTAAAAGATAGATGGTTACTGGGTCATCGTTTGGATAAAGAAACCTCAGGTGCTTTAATTTTTGTGAAAAATACAGCTATTTTACAAAAATTGATTACTCTATTTAAAGAGCACTCTGTGGAGAAATTTTATCTAGCATTAGTAGATAGGCAGGTTTTGCAAGAGGAAGGGAAAATAGATAGGCCTATTGCGAAATTAAAGAGTTATCAAGGCCAGAGTCTATATGGGGTAGCTGCTACATCTGATGCAAAAAGAGCAGTTACTCTATGGCGTTGTTTAAAACGCAGTAAAAGCGCTTCTCTTCTTCTATGTCAACCAATGACTGGTAGAACTCATCAGCTTCGTGTGCATTTAAGTTATATAGGGCATCCCATTTTAGGGGATGCTCTTTATGCTAAGCATTTTTTTTGTAAGGTTTCTCCTATACGTCATTTATTACATGCGTATATCTTGCGTTTTCCGCATCCCGTTTCTGCTCAGATAATAACAGTCAAAGCAAAAGTTCCAGAGGATTTCAAGGAGTGCTTAAAAGAGCTCAAAATGACACATGCGGTTTAA
- a CDS encoding MFS transporter, which yields MKYIGSSRQPTALYCIALTEICRRIAFGAIAYLFFLYIADFQYFTEHASGQIGTVFLSITIFLPILGGFIVERIQYRLSVIWGVLLNAIGCFLILTSSLPFLFIALVLVAFGNALFQPGSYALLGTFYQQKPHLRDAGFSIYYALISLGPLFAFWILNSLADLKNLHAAFAIAGSIGLIGLIPLGIALKQYNRLKLQAAENAFSPLHKQEKDRIWVAVILILFSIIFWIAQDLSHTALNPLLVEYSPTIAKILPFDMQLFSIQSLYFILIALVLAKIYLFSYKKRSYSNAILKISLAFFILSICFAMLTLDSFELNFGAFVTSSVFTVYFFVVLAELLLAPIGLSLITRLSPRRYTAVLIGIWITCFNAAFYLKNLAFLFIPSFISPHMLFETVAILLIIIGLLIFALSKKLNRMCHFELF from the coding sequence ATGAAATATATAGGATCTTCACGACAACCAACAGCACTCTATTGCATCGCTTTAACAGAAATTTGTAGGCGCATTGCCTTTGGAGCTATTGCTTATTTATTTTTCTTGTATATTGCCGATTTTCAATATTTTACAGAACATGCTTCTGGTCAAATAGGAACTGTATTTCTATCAATTACTATTTTTCTACCCATATTAGGTGGATTTATAGTAGAGCGTATTCAGTATCGTCTATCTGTTATTTGGGGTGTTTTATTAAATGCAATAGGCTGTTTTCTGATTTTAACTAGCTCTTTACCTTTTTTATTTATTGCTCTTGTTTTGGTAGCTTTTGGAAATGCTTTATTTCAACCAGGTAGCTATGCTCTTTTAGGTACATTCTATCAACAAAAGCCTCACTTAAGAGATGCCGGCTTTTCCATTTACTATGCACTCATAAGCTTAGGGCCGCTTTTTGCGTTTTGGATTTTAAACTCTTTAGCCGACTTAAAAAACTTGCATGCAGCTTTTGCAATAGCAGGCAGCATTGGGTTAATTGGTTTAATCCCATTAGGTATAGCTTTAAAACAATATAATAGGCTTAAACTCCAGGCAGCAGAAAATGCTTTTTCTCCTCTTCACAAGCAAGAAAAAGATAGAATTTGGGTAGCGGTTATTCTGATCCTATTTTCCATTATCTTTTGGATAGCTCAAGATTTAAGCCACACGGCTCTAAATCCACTATTAGTTGAATATAGTCCTACTATAGCTAAAATTCTTCCCTTTGATATGCAGCTTTTTTCTATACAGAGCTTATACTTCATCTTAATTGCACTCGTTCTAGCAAAAATCTATCTTTTTTCTTATAAAAAACGCTCTTATAGCAATGCTATCTTAAAAATTTCTCTAGCTTTTTTTATCTTGAGCATTTGCTTTGCCATGCTTACTTTAGATAGTTTTGAGTTGAATTTCGGTGCATTTGTAACAAGTTCGGTATTTACCGTATATTTTTTCGTTGTCCTAGCAGAATTGCTCTTAGCTCCTATTGGCCTTTCTTTAATCACGCGCCTATCCCCACGCCGTTATACAGCTGTTTTAATCGGTATTTGGATCACCTGCTTTAATGCTGCTTTTTATTTAAAAAATTTAGCTTTTTTATTTATTCCAAGTTTCATTTCCCCACATATGCTTTTTGAAACAGTAGCGATACTATTAATTATCATAGGTCTGCTCATATTTGCTCTTTCCAAAAAATTAAACCGCATGTGTCATTTTGAGCTCTTTTAA